From one Streptomyces sp. SCSIO 30461 genomic stretch:
- a CDS encoding MDR family MFS transporter produces MRTTMGVLQLGMLVAAFDQTALGVALPNLVADLGHVHDLVWVVGVNLLAATVSAPLWGKFGDMYGRRRALQADLLILLVGCVLAGAAQSMTQLIAFRAVQGLGSGGLVVLSLAMVSDLVPPDDRGRRQGSLNAVFAIGTGLAPLAGGLLAQYASWRWIFYGTAALSALAFAASSIALRVPAPHAVRRGFDYIGLGLLAALSTCLLLSLSPGGLSWKAWQVIAYLVLAVMFGGLFLARERRAPHPLLPPRLFESSVFTLLAAVAFLTGAAMAATSVYLPLFLQIAMGASPFGTGLIMVWLVVGITAGSLASGELVSRTGRYKPYLIAGAGLTSAGLVLSHLLDARSSGWTVVGTLLVFGVGFGLTAPILTLAVQNAVGYEDLGVSVSGISYFRSLGGTLGVAVVGAVFATRLGHNLAGEEDMRDLDIAALRAVPTLLDAYTLSIRETYLGSVGLALIAFTLSWFLREIPLQPGATPPEITAPLRTAPVPRTSVEEMERILSAAGNRQALRSLFTRIAETADVRLPPHACWLLITALHEEPLDLRGLEQHSVVDASIIGNAVEALEARALARVSGTTLVLTGEGREIAKQLTAARRRILRDVVGIWATEGHATVDALLEQLDKALTGQDGLPPR; encoded by the coding sequence GTGCGGACAACCATGGGAGTGCTCCAACTCGGGATGCTCGTGGCCGCCTTCGACCAGACGGCTCTCGGTGTCGCCCTGCCCAACCTCGTGGCCGACCTCGGACACGTGCACGACCTGGTATGGGTGGTGGGGGTCAACCTGCTGGCCGCCACTGTCTCCGCCCCGCTCTGGGGCAAGTTCGGCGACATGTACGGCAGGCGGCGGGCACTTCAGGCCGACCTTCTCATCCTGCTGGTGGGCTGCGTCCTGGCAGGCGCCGCCCAGAGCATGACCCAACTCATCGCCTTCCGGGCCGTCCAGGGCCTCGGCAGCGGCGGACTGGTGGTGCTCTCGCTGGCCATGGTCAGCGATCTGGTGCCGCCGGACGATCGCGGGCGCCGGCAGGGTTCCCTGAACGCGGTGTTCGCCATCGGCACGGGGCTGGCCCCGCTGGCGGGAGGCCTCCTCGCGCAGTACGCCTCCTGGCGCTGGATCTTCTACGGCACCGCCGCCCTCAGCGCCCTCGCGTTCGCCGCCAGCAGCATTGCCCTGCGTGTGCCCGCACCGCACGCGGTGCGCCGCGGCTTCGACTACATCGGCCTGGGGCTCCTCGCCGCCCTCAGTACCTGCCTGCTGCTGAGCCTCTCCCCGGGGGGGCTGTCCTGGAAGGCCTGGCAGGTGATCGCGTACCTCGTGCTCGCCGTCATGTTCGGTGGGTTGTTCCTGGCCCGCGAGCGCAGGGCGCCGCATCCCTTGCTGCCACCCAGGCTGTTCGAAAGCAGTGTCTTCACGCTCCTGGCCGCGGTCGCGTTCCTCACGGGCGCCGCGATGGCCGCGACGTCCGTCTACCTCCCGCTGTTCCTCCAGATCGCCATGGGCGCCAGCCCCTTCGGTACGGGCCTGATCATGGTGTGGCTGGTCGTCGGGATCACCGCGGGATCGCTGGCGAGCGGGGAACTGGTCAGCCGGACCGGACGCTACAAGCCGTACCTGATCGCCGGCGCCGGCCTGACCTCCGCCGGTCTCGTACTGAGCCACCTGCTGGACGCGCGGAGCAGCGGTTGGACGGTCGTCGGCACGCTCCTCGTCTTCGGTGTCGGCTTCGGTCTCACGGCTCCGATCCTCACCCTGGCCGTGCAGAACGCGGTGGGGTACGAGGACTTGGGCGTGTCCGTGTCCGGCATCAGCTACTTCCGGTCCCTGGGCGGGACACTCGGCGTCGCCGTCGTGGGCGCGGTGTTCGCCACCCGGTTGGGGCACAACCTCGCGGGGGAGGAGGACATGCGCGATCTCGACATCGCCGCCCTCCGCGCCGTTCCGACCCTGCTGGACGCGTACACGCTGTCCATCAGGGAGACGTACCTGGGGTCCGTCGGCCTGGCGCTCATCGCCTTCACACTGTCGTGGTTCCTGCGGGAGATCCCGCTCCAGCCCGGTGCCACTCCCCCGGAGATCACCGCCCCGCTCCGCACCGCACCGGTCCCCCGCACGTCCGTCGAGGAGATGGAGCGCATCCTCTCGGCGGCCGGCAACCGGCAGGCACTGCGCAGCCTCTTCACCCGGATCGCCGAGACCGCCGACGTCCGGCTGCCGCCCCATGCCTGCTGGCTGCTCATCACGGCGCTCCATGAGGAGCCCTTGGACCTGCGAGGGCTCGAACAGCACAGCGTGGTCGACGCGAGCATCATCGGCAACGCCGTGGAGGCGCTCGAAGCCCGCGCTCTCGCCAGGGTCTCCGGCACCACCCTGGTCCTGACGGGAGAGGGCCGTGAGATCGCCAAACAGCTGACGGCCGCGCGCCGACGCATACTGCGCGATGTCGTCGGCATCTGGGCCACAGAGGGACATGCAACCGTCGATGCCCTCCTGGAGCAGCTCGACAAGGCGCTGACCGGCCAGGACGGCCTCCCTCCGAGGTGA
- a CDS encoding type 1 glutamine amidotransferase domain-containing protein, which produces MKVLIVLTSHDELGDTGRKTGFWLEELAAPYYRFKQAGAQIVLSSPQGGRPPLDPKSNEPDFQTDQTRRFEADPEATRALANTVRLDSISVSDFDAVFYPGGHGPLWDLAEDTVSARLIETALRSGKPVGLVCHAPGVLRHTVNDDGTALVSGRKVTGFTNSEEEAVQLSNIVPFLVEDELTRLGGVYSKTDDWQPYVVQDGLLITGQNPASSASAADALMELAGKGEGERAPRGV; this is translated from the coding sequence ATGAAAGTTCTGATTGTTCTCACCTCCCACGACGAACTGGGGGACACCGGCCGCAAGACCGGGTTCTGGCTGGAGGAACTTGCGGCACCGTACTACCGCTTCAAGCAGGCGGGCGCGCAGATCGTGCTCTCCTCGCCCCAGGGCGGCAGGCCACCGCTGGACCCCAAGAGCAACGAGCCCGACTTCCAGACCGACCAGACCCGGCGCTTCGAGGCCGACCCCGAGGCGACCCGGGCACTGGCCAACACTGTGCGCCTTGACTCGATCTCGGTCAGCGACTTCGATGCCGTCTTCTATCCCGGCGGGCACGGGCCACTCTGGGACCTGGCCGAGGACACCGTCTCTGCGCGGCTGATCGAAACGGCGCTCCGTTCCGGCAAGCCGGTCGGACTGGTGTGCCACGCGCCCGGCGTACTGCGACACACCGTCAACGATGACGGAACCGCGCTGGTCTCGGGCAGGAAGGTCACCGGATTCACCAACTCCGAGGAGGAAGCCGTCCAGCTCAGCAACATCGTCCCCTTTCTGGTCGAGGACGAACTCACCAGGCTCGGAGGGGTCTACTCCAAGACCGACGACTGGCAGCCCTATGTCGTGCAGGACGGTCTGCTGATCACCGGGCAGAACCCCGCTTCCTCGGCTTCCGCGGCTGACGCCCTGATGGAACTGGCCGGCAAGGGCGAGGGTGAGCGCGCACCCCGTGGCGTGTGA
- a CDS encoding sigma-70 family RNA polymerase sigma factor — MVGSPHPADDLAQEMWTAVVRGLPHLRKPERFTPWLFTIARRRVTDHLRQAYRAQAPWRKPGRGAQEVLGGAFVSPAADEGR; from the coding sequence ATGGTCGGCTCGCCCCACCCCGCGGACGATCTTGCTCAGGAGATGTGGACCGCGGTGGTGCGAGGCCTGCCGCACCTGCGGAAGCCGGAGCGGTTCACCCCGTGGCTGTTCACCATCGCCCGGCGCAGGGTCACCGACCACCTGCGCCAGGCGTACAGGGCTCAGGCCCCCTGGAGGAAGCCGGGTCGCGGCGCGCAGGAGGTGCTCGGTGGGGCCTTCGTCTCCCCGGCGGCGGACGAAGGGAGGTAG
- a CDS encoding ATP-grasp domain-containing protein, giving the protein MSEHVLIVGPGRDFPARIRRAQPGTRTTVICQLDYIGKVRTPGENARVIGVRSDAPEQEWIDLAAAVHALHPFTRIGTFGERDQDHYAVIAEALGLSAHSPVTVSLVHDKEAMRVRLREAGVDSTNSTRAADLDELHTFVKQYGLPCVVKPISSSGSAGVTKVMHESELADAFARAGGSYLGLSNTGVLAEEFLDGPQFSVEAFSELGEHQVVVITRKFSEPETFVELGHVSPAELPADLCEEIHAYVGGVLDALGVEFGPTHTEVVLGEEGPRLIETHVRMGGDQIPALTLDATGVDVDDCTARQTLGEKVLPGIRATLAEDRPAHSSAIWFASLDATGVLDGVSGLDEARVLPGVSEIAVLARQGAEVGRLETSESRVAYARALGKTADEAVTAARAAVECLEFRLKVPHWRGVTV; this is encoded by the coding sequence TTGTCTGAGCACGTTCTGATCGTCGGCCCAGGCCGCGACTTTCCCGCCCGTATCCGCCGTGCTCAGCCCGGCACCCGAACCACGGTGATCTGCCAGCTGGACTACATTGGCAAGGTTCGCACCCCCGGCGAGAACGCCCGGGTTATCGGCGTGCGCAGCGATGCACCCGAGCAGGAGTGGATCGACTTGGCCGCAGCGGTGCACGCACTGCACCCCTTCACTCGGATTGGCACCTTCGGTGAACGGGACCAGGACCACTACGCAGTGATCGCTGAGGCCCTGGGCTTGTCCGCCCACAGCCCGGTCACGGTATCTCTGGTCCACGACAAGGAAGCCATGAGGGTCCGTCTGCGCGAGGCAGGGGTCGACTCCACCAACAGCACCCGAGCTGCCGATCTTGACGAGCTGCACACCTTCGTAAAGCAGTACGGCCTGCCCTGTGTGGTTAAGCCGATCTCCAGCTCGGGCAGTGCCGGCGTCACCAAGGTGATGCACGAGAGCGAGCTGGCCGACGCCTTCGCAAGGGCCGGCGGCAGCTATCTCGGACTGTCGAACACGGGTGTCTTGGCCGAGGAGTTCCTTGATGGCCCGCAATTCAGCGTCGAGGCCTTCTCCGAGCTGGGCGAGCACCAAGTGGTGGTCATCACCCGCAAGTTCTCAGAGCCGGAGACCTTCGTTGAACTCGGCCATGTGTCTCCCGCAGAGCTACCCGCAGACTTGTGTGAGGAGATCCACGCCTACGTGGGCGGCGTACTCGACGCACTGGGGGTGGAATTCGGCCCCACCCACACAGAGGTTGTCCTTGGTGAAGAGGGCCCTCGTCTGATCGAGACCCATGTCCGCATGGGCGGAGACCAGATCCCGGCTCTGACCCTCGACGCGACCGGCGTCGATGTGGACGACTGCACGGCCCGCCAGACACTGGGGGAGAAGGTCTTGCCGGGTATCCGCGCCACCCTCGCCGAGGACCGTCCGGCACATAGCTCGGCCATCTGGTTCGCTTCGCTCGACGCCACCGGAGTGCTCGACGGCGTGTCCGGCCTCGATGAGGCCCGGGTACTCCCGGGCGTGAGCGAGATCGCTGTTCTGGCGCGCCAAGGTGCGGAGGTTGGCAGGCTCGAGACATCAGAATCACGAGTGGCATACGCACGTGCGCTTGGAAAGACTGCCGACGAGGCAGTGACCGCCGCGCGGGCGGCTGTGGAATGCCTTGAATTCCGGCTGAAGGTTCCCCATTGGCGTGGCGTGACGGTGTGA
- a CDS encoding D-2-hydroxyacid dehydrogenase family protein: protein MRLRCAVLDDFQNIATTVADWSPVQERVEVVSFTEHFATENELAFALENFDMVVTLRERVPFRASLLDQLPRLKLLIASGMRNSVIDYVAAERNGVIVCGTASTSTPPVELTWALLLSLARGIVTENDALRANGPWQSTVGADLHGRRLGLLGLGKIGSRVAQVGLAFGMEVVAWSQNLTKERAEEVGVQLAASKEDLLATSDFVSVHLVLSDRTRGLLGVPELALLKSTAYLVNTSRAALVDQDALLAVLQEGRIAGAGVDVFDVEPLPAAHPMRTAPRLLATPHLGYVSQSNYRTYYGQAVEDIQAFLAGAPVRRLG from the coding sequence ATGCGGCTTCGCTGCGCCGTGCTCGACGACTTCCAGAACATCGCCACCACCGTGGCCGACTGGAGCCCCGTCCAGGAACGTGTGGAGGTCGTCAGCTTCACCGAGCACTTTGCCACCGAGAACGAACTGGCCTTCGCACTTGAGAACTTCGACATGGTGGTGACCCTGCGAGAGCGCGTGCCGTTCCGCGCTTCCCTGCTCGACCAGCTTCCCCGGCTCAAGCTGCTCATCGCCTCTGGCATGCGCAACTCGGTGATCGACTACGTGGCCGCCGAGCGCAACGGGGTGATCGTGTGCGGTACGGCAAGCACGTCGACCCCACCGGTCGAGCTGACGTGGGCGCTGCTACTCAGCCTCGCCCGCGGCATCGTCACCGAGAATGACGCGCTGCGCGCAAACGGCCCCTGGCAGTCCACGGTCGGTGCCGACCTGCACGGTCGGCGTCTCGGCCTGCTCGGCCTGGGGAAGATCGGCAGCCGGGTGGCTCAGGTGGGCCTCGCCTTCGGCATGGAGGTGGTGGCGTGGAGCCAGAACCTCACCAAGGAACGCGCGGAGGAGGTCGGCGTCCAGTTGGCTGCCTCCAAGGAGGATCTCCTTGCCACCAGCGACTTCGTCTCCGTCCACCTCGTCCTGAGCGACCGGACCCGCGGGCTGCTCGGAGTGCCAGAGCTGGCCCTGCTCAAGTCGACCGCCTACCTGGTGAACACCTCGCGGGCGGCCCTTGTCGACCAGGACGCCCTGCTTGCTGTGCTGCAGGAGGGGCGGATCGCCGGAGCCGGAGTTGACGTCTTCGACGTCGAGCCCCTGCCCGCCGCCCATCCCATGCGCACCGCGCCCCGGCTCTTGGCCACCCCCCACCTCGGCTACGTCTCGCAGAGCAACTACCGCACCTATTACGGCCAGGCCGTCGAGGACATCCAGGCGTTCCTGGCCGGTGCTCCCGTACGGCGCCTCGGCTGA
- a CDS encoding NF041680 family putative transposase has protein sequence MTTTDIPEPVRDLLAAIVETSPVDLTLLAEHRRGHGAMYDALSQGRIDVARLRKALAMLPQPKAADNRLVLAVDVSAWLRPDAPTSPDRLFCHVYGRSGRSSDQFIPGWPYSFVAALETGRTSWCQLLDAVRLGPDDDVAEVTAVQVRRVVTDLIDGGQWEDGDPDVLVVFDAGYDAPRMAYLLDGLPIEVLGRMRSDRVMRRPAPSRKEWDLAHPLGGRYPKHGKEFRFAKPDTWGDPDAETVQVTDRYGTAQAMAWDRIHPRLTTRSAWIAHDGELPIIEGTLIRLQVDHLPGDREPLPLWLWSSKTGMTSEDVDLRWRGFLRRFDLEHTFRFEKQTLGWTRPRLRTPEAADRWTWIVIAAHTQLRLTREAAADLRRPWEKPAEPGRLTPARVRRGFRNIRPHLHCPARAPKPSTPGPGRPLGSKNRRPATRYDVGKTTRRPETITERNQLKARKP, from the coding sequence GTGACCACCACCGACATCCCTGAGCCCGTCCGCGACCTACTCGCCGCGATCGTCGAGACCTCGCCGGTCGACCTGACGCTGTTGGCCGAGCACCGGCGCGGGCACGGCGCGATGTACGACGCGCTCAGCCAGGGCCGCATCGACGTGGCCAGGCTGCGCAAGGCCCTGGCGATGCTGCCGCAGCCCAAGGCCGCCGACAACCGTCTGGTCCTGGCCGTCGATGTCTCCGCGTGGCTGCGGCCCGACGCGCCGACCAGCCCGGACCGCCTGTTCTGCCACGTCTACGGCCGCTCGGGACGCTCCTCGGACCAGTTCATCCCCGGCTGGCCGTACTCGTTCGTCGCCGCGCTGGAAACGGGACGCACCTCGTGGTGCCAGCTGCTGGACGCGGTCCGGCTCGGCCCTGACGACGACGTCGCTGAGGTCACCGCGGTCCAGGTCCGCCGCGTCGTCACCGACCTGATCGACGGCGGCCAGTGGGAAGACGGAGACCCCGACGTCCTGGTCGTCTTCGACGCCGGCTACGACGCCCCACGCATGGCCTACCTCCTCGACGGCCTCCCCATCGAGGTGCTCGGAAGGATGCGTTCGGACCGGGTGATGCGCCGCCCGGCGCCCTCCCGCAAGGAGTGGGACCTGGCCCACCCCTTGGGCGGCCGCTATCCCAAGCACGGCAAGGAGTTCCGCTTCGCCAAGCCCGACACCTGGGGTGACCCGGACGCCGAAACCGTGCAGGTCACCGACCGCTACGGCACCGCACAGGCGATGGCCTGGGACCGCATCCACCCCCGCCTCACCACCCGCAGTGCGTGGATCGCCCACGACGGCGAACTCCCCATCATCGAAGGCACCCTGATCCGCCTCCAGGTGGACCATCTGCCCGGTGACCGCGAGCCGCTGCCCCTCTGGCTGTGGTCCTCCAAGACCGGGATGACCAGCGAAGACGTCGACCTGCGCTGGCGAGGATTCCTTCGCCGCTTCGATTTGGAACACACCTTCCGCTTCGAAAAGCAGACGCTCGGCTGGACGCGTCCCAGACTCCGCACTCCCGAGGCGGCGGACCGGTGGACATGGATCGTCATCGCCGCCCACACCCAGCTCCGGCTCACCCGCGAAGCCGCCGCCGACCTCCGCCGCCCCTGGGAGAAACCGGCCGAACCCGGCCGTCTCACCCCGGCCCGCGTCCGCCGCGGGTTCAGGAACATCCGCCCCCACCTGCACTGCCCGGCCCGTGCACCCAAACCTTCAACTCCAGGACCAGGACGCCCACTTGGCTCGAAGAACCGGCGGCCCGCCACCCGATATGACGTGGGCAAAACGACCAGACGCCCCGAGACCATCACCGAACGTAATCAACTCAAAGCTCGCAAACCATAA
- a CDS encoding zinc-binding dehydrogenase → MVGGPPDVDVFAPGHLGELTQVLPVELIDAVLDETRSLQRRLRSLPSRVGVYFVLTLGLFEHLGARLVWTKLIGTASAPKHAFVRSLGADEVIDYRTTDFRDAVRDVDMVLDPLSGDTRSRSLDVLRPGGVLVSLLPATDADEEARAAARKIRVETLLVEADHAGMNTIADLAESGTLRAHIEATFPLAEAARAHALGETDRTTGKIVLSVDAAARPSELPGG, encoded by the coding sequence ATGGTGGGCGGTCCGCCCGACGTCGACGTGTTCGCTCCCGGCCATCTCGGCGAGTTGACACAGGTCCTCCCAGTTGAGCTCATCGACGCAGTCCTCGACGAAACTCGGTCGCTGCAGCGACGGTTGCGTAGCCTTCCGTCTCGAGTCGGGGTGTACTTCGTCCTGACCCTGGGCCTGTTCGAGCACTTGGGAGCACGTCTGGTCTGGACGAAACTGATCGGCACCGCCAGCGCCCCCAAGCACGCGTTCGTCCGCTCCCTCGGCGCGGACGAAGTGATCGACTACCGCACCACCGACTTCCGCGACGCCGTCCGGGACGTCGACATGGTCCTCGACCCCCTCTCCGGCGACACCCGCAGCCGCTCCCTCGACGTGCTGCGCCCCGGCGGCGTTCTCGTCTCCCTCCTGCCAGCCACGGACGCCGACGAGGAGGCGAGGGCCGCAGCCCGCAAGATCCGCGTGGAGACCCTCCTGGTCGAGGCCGACCACGCCGGCATGAACACCATCGCGGACCTCGCCGAATCCGGCACCCTGCGCGCCCACATAGAAGCCACCTTCCCCCTCGCCGAGGCGGCGAGGGCGCACGCCCTGGGTGAGACAGACCGGACCACCGGCAAGATCGTCCTCTCCGTGGACGCGGCAGCACGACCCTCCGAACTGCCGGGCGGGTGA
- a CDS encoding LLM class flavin-dependent oxidoreductase, which translates to MSPHRRMMKLGAFLPAPGHHVAAWRHPNARPDGGLDFDYYRSLVQTAERGKFDMIFLSDGAGVRTKYKDADELSRQGRMVHFEPLTLLSALAVHTERIGLTATASTTYNEPFTVARQFASLDHLSAGRSGWNVVTSATDAEARNFNLDKQPEHAARYHRAREFMEVVTGLWDSWEDDAFLYDKESGRFFDPDKLHILGHRGEHFSVQGPLNVARPPQGHPVIVQAGSSPDGQDFAARWAEVVFTVQQTLDQAQTYYRGLKKQIADYGRNPDDVKILPGAFIVVGRTQAEAEDKYATLQSLVDPVVGLGMLAYQLGMIDISGYPLDGPLPELPAVEGSTSKQQVIYEQARRQGLTIRELYLAVAAGRGHRFLLGTAESIADELEDWFVNEAADGFNIMPDFHPDGLDAIVDLLVPELQRRGLVRTEYEGTTLRENLGLPRPAFPSEPGTKT; encoded by the coding sequence GTGAGCCCGCACCGCCGCATGATGAAGCTCGGCGCCTTCCTTCCCGCGCCGGGGCACCACGTCGCCGCCTGGCGGCACCCCAACGCCCGTCCCGACGGCGGACTCGACTTCGACTACTACCGCTCATTGGTACAGACCGCCGAACGCGGCAAGTTCGACATGATTTTCCTGTCCGACGGAGCCGGAGTGCGTACCAAGTACAAGGACGCCGACGAGCTGAGCCGTCAGGGCCGGATGGTGCACTTCGAGCCCCTGACACTGCTCTCCGCGCTCGCTGTACACACCGAGCGCATCGGTCTTACGGCGACTGCATCCACGACTTACAACGAACCGTTCACTGTTGCCCGCCAGTTCGCCTCGCTCGACCACCTCAGCGCGGGCCGCTCCGGCTGGAATGTCGTCACCTCGGCGACCGACGCCGAGGCACGCAACTTCAACCTGGACAAGCAGCCAGAGCACGCCGCTCGCTACCACCGCGCCCGTGAGTTCATGGAGGTCGTCACCGGCCTGTGGGACAGCTGGGAGGACGACGCTTTCCTCTACGACAAGGAGTCGGGCCGGTTCTTCGACCCGGACAAGCTCCACATCCTCGGGCACAGGGGCGAGCACTTCTCAGTACAGGGACCGCTCAACGTAGCTCGTCCGCCCCAGGGACATCCGGTGATCGTGCAGGCCGGCTCCTCGCCGGACGGCCAGGATTTCGCCGCCCGCTGGGCGGAGGTCGTCTTCACGGTGCAGCAGACTCTGGACCAGGCGCAGACCTACTACCGCGGGCTGAAGAAGCAGATAGCCGACTACGGCCGCAACCCGGACGACGTGAAGATCCTGCCAGGTGCGTTCATCGTCGTGGGCCGCACGCAGGCGGAGGCCGAGGACAAGTACGCCACCCTCCAGTCGCTGGTCGACCCAGTTGTCGGCCTCGGAATGCTCGCGTACCAGCTAGGCATGATCGACATCTCCGGGTACCCGCTCGACGGTCCACTGCCCGAACTGCCCGCCGTCGAGGGCAGCACCAGCAAACAGCAGGTGATCTACGAGCAGGCCAGGAGACAGGGCCTGACCATCCGTGAGCTGTATCTCGCCGTCGCGGCCGGGCGGGGGCACCGCTTCCTGCTCGGCACGGCCGAGTCGATTGCCGACGAGCTGGAGGACTGGTTCGTCAACGAGGCTGCCGACGGCTTCAACATCATGCCCGACTTCCACCCCGACGGTCTGGACGCCATCGTCGACCTGCTTGTCCCCGAACTGCAGCGCCGCGGGCTCGTACGCACTGAGTACGAGGGCACCACGCTCCGGGAGAACCTCGGGCTGCCGCGGCCTGCCTTCCCGTCCGAGCCGGGAACGAAGACGTGA
- a CDS encoding serine hydrolase gives MAVLAEATDATTAGTAGHVAAAVMGLTTGRSAAAGDGHAFTTAGIVKVDILAALLLTAQDGDRALTGQKRRQAAAMIHMSDNASATALWDAVGGADGLAQANRRLGLPETTPGSDGLWGLPQTTAADQLHLPRAVFADDSPLSSASRDYAQQLMGGIAADQDWGISAAADDASAARLKNGWLSRSETGLWVINSIGVVEKDGNRFLVAVLSDDQPSRAAGISLVETVAVRAVSLLAPDNP, from the coding sequence ATGGCGGTCCTGGCGGAGGCGACGGACGCGACGACTGCCGGCACCGCGGGCCACGTCGCCGCAGCAGTCATGGGCCTGACAACGGGACGGAGCGCAGCGGCCGGCGACGGCCACGCATTCACCACGGCCGGCATCGTCAAGGTCGACATCCTCGCAGCACTGCTCCTGACAGCCCAGGACGGGGATCGCGCGCTCACCGGCCAGAAGCGCCGGCAGGCCGCGGCGATGATCCATATGAGCGACAACGCGTCGGCGACCGCCCTGTGGGACGCCGTCGGAGGGGCGGACGGCCTGGCGCAGGCGAACCGGCGGCTGGGACTGCCGGAGACGACGCCCGGTTCCGACGGGCTGTGGGGCCTGCCCCAGACCACCGCGGCCGATCAGCTCCATCTGCCGCGGGCCGTCTTCGCCGACGACTCACCGCTCTCCTCGGCCTCCCGCGACTATGCGCAGCAGCTCATGGGCGGCATCGCCGCAGACCAGGACTGGGGCATATCGGCCGCGGCCGACGACGCCTCCGCCGCCCGGCTGAAGAACGGCTGGCTGTCCAGGAGCGAGACCGGGCTCTGGGTGATCAACAGCATCGGTGTGGTCGAGAAGGACGGCAACCGGTTCCTCGTGGCCGTCCTCAGCGACGACCAGCCCAGCCGAGCGGCCGGGATCTCCCTCGTCGAGACCGTAGCGGTGCGAGCCGTGTCCCTGCTCGCACCGGACAACCCTTAG
- a CDS encoding dipeptide epimerase, translating into MRLAHREVVIALMEPFVSNTGVTTEVRQSIVEMTWEGLLGHGTARGADPAELDTCARLLAGTSPYGLHGALDRLTRVSPATRSAVDMALHDLLGKAAGQPLHRLLGLDGLPVEPTALSIGACSDDELVKQAGQLADWPILKLKLTPEDDGSRAGVLRSVYDGRIRVDGNGSWTPDQALRVAEKLHRHGVELLEQPVAPGTLDDLRYVHERSPIPVFADEDCIGREDVLRLRGRVSGINIKLVKCGGLTHAHEMLTLARACGLKTMLGCKVESALGTTAMAQLAGLADHLDLDGPVGLLDDPFTGVRIDRGVLALPVAPGIGATPVHEIHGKD; encoded by the coding sequence ATGAGGCTCGCCCACCGCGAGGTCGTCATCGCCCTCATGGAGCCGTTCGTCAGCAACACCGGCGTCACCACCGAAGTGCGCCAGAGCATCGTCGAGATGACCTGGGAGGGACTGCTCGGACACGGGACCGCGCGCGGCGCCGACCCCGCGGAACTCGACACCTGCGCACGGCTGCTGGCCGGGACCTCACCGTACGGACTGCACGGTGCGCTGGATCGGCTTACGCGGGTGAGCCCCGCGACCCGGTCCGCCGTCGACATGGCGCTGCACGACCTGCTCGGCAAGGCGGCCGGGCAGCCCCTGCATCGGCTCCTCGGTCTCGACGGTCTGCCCGTCGAGCCCACCGCGCTCTCCATCGGCGCCTGTTCGGACGACGAACTCGTCAAGCAGGCAGGGCAGTTGGCCGACTGGCCGATCCTCAAGCTCAAACTTACCCCCGAGGACGACGGCAGTCGCGCCGGCGTTCTCCGCTCGGTCTATGACGGCCGCATCCGCGTTGACGGCAACGGCTCCTGGACCCCTGACCAGGCCCTCCGTGTCGCCGAGAAGTTGCACCGGCACGGCGTGGAGCTGCTGGAGCAGCCCGTCGCCCCCGGCACGCTCGACGACCTCCGGTACGTGCACGAACGTTCCCCGATCCCCGTCTTCGCCGACGAGGACTGCATCGGACGCGAGGACGTGCTGCGGCTCCGCGGCCGCGTGAGCGGCATCAACATCAAGCTGGTCAAGTGCGGCGGCCTGACCCACGCGCACGAGATGCTCACCCTCGCCCGGGCCTGCGGCCTGAAGACCATGCTCGGCTGCAAGGTGGAGAGCGCTCTTGGCACCACCGCCATGGCGCAGCTCGCCGGTCTCGCCGACCACCTCGACCTGGACGGACCGGTAGGCCTGCTCGACGACCCGTTCACCGGCGTACGCATCGACCGCGGCGTTCTCGCTCTGCCTGTGGCGCCCGGCATCGGCGCCACCCCCGTCCACGAAATCCACGGAAAGGACTGA
- a CDS encoding flavin reductase family protein produces MTVDASALRSVLRSHASGVAVLTASGANGPVGVTVTSLNSVSATPALISVSLAEVSNTLAQIKDCDRFGVQLLGAHQADVAQRFAMSGIDRFAPPTGWHHGAHGVPLLDDCLSWLVCSRYHQVRLGDHHLLVGAVDHVERGMPGASLVHLHGNLQPVTALTPART; encoded by the coding sequence GTGACCGTCGACGCATCGGCGCTGAGGTCCGTCCTGCGTTCGCACGCCTCGGGGGTCGCAGTACTCACTGCCTCTGGGGCGAACGGCCCGGTAGGAGTGACCGTCACGTCGCTCAACTCCGTCAGCGCCACACCGGCACTGATCTCCGTCTCGCTCGCCGAGGTTTCGAACACCTTGGCCCAGATCAAGGACTGCGACCGGTTCGGCGTACAGCTGCTCGGCGCGCACCAGGCGGACGTGGCCCAACGGTTCGCGATGTCCGGCATCGATCGGTTCGCACCGCCCACCGGCTGGCACCACGGCGCCCACGGAGTGCCGCTTCTTGACGACTGCCTGAGCTGGCTGGTCTGTTCTCGATACCACCAGGTCAGGCTCGGTGACCACCACCTGCTGGTGGGTGCCGTCGATCACGTGGAGCGCGGGATGCCGGGCGCCAGCCTGGTGCATCTGCACGGGAACCTGCAGCCGGTCACAGCCCTCACGCCAGCAAGGACCTGA